A region from the Bactrocera dorsalis isolate Fly_Bdor chromosome 1, ASM2337382v1, whole genome shotgun sequence genome encodes:
- the LOC105232336 gene encoding uncharacterized protein LOC105232336, whose amino-acid sequence MRRLIVFAFLLLISQSPLYCNAATSGVTPTPQPNILLPHADIKSRKFQTHFIDELNALVDTAAGDHLNRLLQELRANKDYVAYVSRIESAASATRLMPKIVYLKQLLDLKLNEPLHSVESYYTVRNLNFLGKLKRQLLQLQDESATELRHLRWYNLCGQFWYRDALSNQTQTAPHKATPRPPVAAHYWANVKLAPLRAETVVASTAETPLAHIELERFARLLYANVKAAGAELIDDYLFTVRKLLQEVIEEKHIAAMSSTENEEGKLEPSTADSHTLHVSKLSKVLTEIDTILAIDDFYAKRNRLYSYLENDLSTDYEQFKNSQYANDDLAEMLAKLQRKGVDLFVTFIFSNFEFLEHLHETWRKLLPWPTNAHETPLLYDASSQRLFDVHRLYVEFKRDWENSERYNAYQGVVQTLYADTRNGSANMHIFELLNNASANVGTVTLNMIKAKCDEL is encoded by the exons ATGAGGCGCTTAATCGTTTTTGCCTTCCTACTGCTCATTTCACAGTCACCATTG TACTGCAACGCGGCCACCAGCGGCGTCACCCCCACCCCGCAACCCAACATTCTTTTGCCACACGCCGACATCAAGAGCCGCAAATTCCAAACTCATTTCATTGATGAGCTCAACGCTTTGGTGGACACAGCCGCCGGCGATCATCTCAATCGACTACTGCAGGAGCTGCGCGCCAACAAAGACTATGTCGCTTATGTGTCACGCATCGAGTCAGCCGCCAGCGCCACACGACTCATGCCGAAAATCGTCTACCTCAAGCAGCTGCTCGACCTCAAGTTGAATGAGCCGCTGCACAGCGTCGAGAGCTATTACACCGTGCGCAATCTAAACTTCCTCGGCAAATTGAAGCGACAATTGTTGCAGCTGCAGGATGAGAGCGCCACAGAGCTGCGTCATCTACGCTGGTACAATTTGTGCGGACAATTTTGGTACCGCGATGCGCTGTCGAATCAAACACAAACGGCGCCACACAAAGCCACGCCGCGACCACCCGTGGCGGCGCACTACTGGGCGAATGTCAAGTTGGCGCCATTGCGTGCCGAAACTGTAGTCGCCTCAACGGCCGAAACGCCCTTGGCACATATCGAGCTCGAACGTTTCGCACGGCTGCTGTATGCAAATGTGAAGGCGGCCGGCGCGGAGTTAATCGATGATTATTTGTTCACCGTGCGCAAGCTATTGCAGGAGGTCATTGAAGAAAAGCACATTGCGGCTATGTCATCAACGGAAAATGAAGAGGGGAAGTTGGAGCCATCCACTGCCGACTCGCATACACTGCACGTCAGCAAGTTGAGCAAAGTGTTGACCGAAATCGACACAATACTCGCCATTGATGACTTCTATGCGAAACGCAATCGTTTGTACAGTTATCTCGAAAATGACCTCTCCACCGATTATGAGCAATTTAAGAACTCGCAATATGCAAACGACGACTTGGCGGAAATGCTGGCGAAATTGCAGCGCAAAGGCGTCGACCTCTTTGTCACATTCATATTCAGCAATTTTGAGTTCCTCGAGCATTTACACGAAACGTGGCGCAAGCTATTGCCATGGCCAACGAACGCGCACGAAACGCCGCTGCTGTACGATGCGTCGTCACAACGCCTCTTCGATGTGCATCGCTTATATGTGGAGTTTAAGCGCGATTGGGAGAATAGCGAGCGCTATAACGCCTATCAGGGCGTGGTGCAGACCCTCTATGCGGACACGCGTAATGGCAGTGCGAACATGCACATCTTCGAGTTGCTGAACAATGCTTCGGCGAATGTGGGCACTGTCACGCTCAACATGATTAAGGCAAAGTGCGACGAGCTGTAA